In Kangiella profundi, one DNA window encodes the following:
- a CDS encoding efflux RND transporter periplasmic adaptor subunit, whose protein sequence is MKSNSMTTRTLFKSTLLGLFVSTLTFSSLAAEQGSQPVPVEVSTVSEGLTTFTQDLPGRVNAIRTAEVRARVDGILEKRVFKEGDMVKQGEGLFHIDKRQLQADVQAAKANLSDAIAQQELNQQTLERYSKLLELGAVSKQEFDTFSAQNEQAKARVELARANLRNAQIQLEYATVTAPISGRIGRAMVTEGALVRAAESTHLATIEQLDQVYVDFTRSSSEMMELRKLFESGQSSNASSSTVQIFYNDGTQFPGSGKLEFSSWSVEPDTGSVQLRAIVDNPDHLLLPGMFVRVKLPVGESESLLQVPQKAVTMSANGATVKLIKDGKLAVQPVELGPMVGPNWVVKSGLQRGDQVIVSNTQFLQPGTPVTAMNKPSGAAQNQTQE, encoded by the coding sequence ATGAAATCAAATTCCATGACAACACGCACACTCTTTAAAAGCACCCTTTTGGGTTTGTTTGTTTCAACCCTGACATTTAGCAGTCTTGCCGCGGAGCAAGGAAGCCAGCCAGTACCTGTTGAAGTTAGCACCGTTTCTGAGGGCCTAACTACCTTTACTCAGGACTTGCCTGGTCGAGTTAATGCCATCCGTACAGCGGAAGTTCGTGCCCGCGTCGACGGCATTCTGGAGAAGAGAGTCTTTAAAGAAGGCGACATGGTGAAACAGGGCGAAGGATTGTTTCACATTGATAAACGCCAGTTGCAGGCTGATGTACAGGCCGCTAAAGCAAATTTAAGCGATGCCATCGCCCAGCAAGAGCTTAACCAGCAAACCCTTGAGCGATACAGCAAGTTGCTCGAACTTGGCGCCGTCAGTAAGCAGGAGTTTGATACCTTTTCTGCACAGAACGAACAGGCCAAGGCTCGTGTTGAACTGGCAAGAGCTAACCTTAGAAATGCCCAGATCCAGCTTGAGTACGCAACCGTAACAGCACCAATATCAGGTCGCATCGGTCGTGCCATGGTCACCGAAGGCGCCTTGGTTCGAGCAGCAGAGTCAACTCACCTGGCCACAATTGAACAGCTCGATCAGGTGTATGTTGATTTCACACGCTCAAGCTCAGAAATGATGGAGTTGCGCAAACTATTCGAATCAGGGCAAAGCTCTAATGCCAGCTCATCAACCGTACAGATTTTCTATAATGACGGTACTCAATTCCCTGGTTCTGGAAAACTTGAATTTTCCAGCTGGTCAGTTGAACCCGATACTGGCTCGGTTCAATTAAGAGCAATTGTTGATAATCCAGACCATTTATTGCTGCCAGGCATGTTTGTCAGAGTGAAACTGCCAGTGGGTGAATCTGAAAGCCTACTCCAGGTTCCTCAGAAAGCTGTGACCATGTCAGCTAATGGCGCAACCGTAAAGTTAATCAAAGACGGAAAACTGGCAGTTCAGCCAGTTGAGTTAGGACCAATGGTCGGCCCTAACTGGGTGGTCAAAAGCGGTTTGCAACGTGGTGACCAGGTTATTGTAAGTAACACCCAATTTCTACAACCCGGAACTCCAGTCACAGCAATGAACAAACCTTCTGGCGCAGCCCAGAATCAGACTCAGGAGTAA
- a CDS encoding multidrug efflux RND transporter permease subunit codes for MAQFFINRPIFAWVIALLILLGGTLAIQQLPVMSYPDISPPQISVTATYPGASAQVIEDTVTTIIEEEMNGIEGLKYINSESSRTGTGTINLTFDTGTDIDIAGVEVQNRLKRVEARLPSSVRTQGVAVDKARRDFLMVVSLYSPNGTYNSTDLGDYLDRAILSDIRRIDGVGSAQQFGSRYAMRVWLDPKQMAAYGITPSEVNAAVSSQNAQLATGELGSLPSPGNQQINATVLVPAQLSTVEEFGDIILRSSSQGAVVRLEDVATIERGANSYGSQAFLSGQDAAAFAIKLSNTGNALATAEAVKAKMKELEQFFPEDMAWVVPYDASIFVDESISEVVKTLLEAVVLVTVVMFLFLQSWRATLIPLIVVPISLIGAGIGLQLFGFSINMLTMFAMVLAIGIVVDDAIIVVENVKRVMDEEGLKPYQATKKAMKQISGAIIGTTAVLIAVFIPMAFFSGSVGRIYQQFSLTIVISVAISAFLSLSLSPAIAQGLLKLEKRDEEGNKVKKEWAFFRWFNRGFESFKNFYMNSVQKMFSKKGMLITMSVFVLLCGYVVARFIYMPTAFVPSEDQGFIVSTTLLPPGATRERTLELTQKTDAWYLEQPEVVRVITVAGFSFFGSGQNTAITFVNFKPWDEREGMRNADEFAAAASAEFQKFSEGNTFAFNMPPIPGLGNSNGFDFQLQNRGTGGQDALFAAAFQIIGAAQQTGKFAEVRPDTLPAAPMLTLEVDRVKARAMGIDIPTLNSTLQIALGSSYVNDYIDNGKVRQVWVQADAQTRSTTEEIMSLQVRNQQSDLVNLSEIATASWGEAPAKLTRYNGLPSLPLTGSGAEGVSSGVVMDLMEQFAAGLPSGISYEWSGQSLEEKVAGNQTALLFALSFLVVFLVLAALYESWSVPMAVVLMVPLGILGCIIGMDIRGMPNDIYFKVGLITIIGLSAKNAILIVEFAREAQSDGKSPLEAVIEACKIRLRPILMTSLAFIMGVLPMALASGAGSASRQAIGTGVVSGMFAAAVFSIFFVPVFYLLVRKIFPRKLKHYEMAARGMEINDD; via the coding sequence ATGGCTCAGTTTTTTATTAACCGACCCATTTTTGCCTGGGTTATTGCATTACTTATTTTGCTTGGTGGTACGCTCGCGATCCAGCAGCTGCCAGTTATGTCATACCCGGACATTTCACCACCGCAAATTTCTGTAACCGCAACCTATCCGGGTGCTTCGGCGCAAGTCATTGAGGACACAGTCACCACTATCATCGAAGAAGAGATGAATGGTATCGAAGGTCTGAAATACATTAACTCTGAGAGCTCCCGTACCGGTACCGGCACCATTAATCTGACGTTTGATACAGGAACCGATATTGATATTGCCGGCGTAGAAGTACAGAACCGCCTCAAGCGTGTTGAAGCTCGATTACCCTCTTCTGTTCGCACCCAGGGTGTTGCAGTGGACAAAGCACGTCGAGACTTCCTGATGGTGGTTTCTCTCTATTCACCGAATGGCACCTACAACAGCACCGACCTTGGTGACTATCTTGACCGTGCGATTTTAAGTGACATTCGCCGTATTGATGGCGTCGGTAGTGCTCAGCAGTTTGGTTCACGTTATGCGATGCGCGTGTGGCTTGATCCGAAACAGATGGCCGCCTACGGCATAACGCCTTCGGAAGTGAATGCTGCGGTCAGTAGTCAAAATGCACAGTTGGCAACCGGTGAGCTGGGTTCTCTCCCTTCACCAGGCAATCAACAAATTAACGCTACGGTTCTGGTGCCAGCACAGTTATCGACAGTAGAAGAATTCGGTGACATTATTCTACGCTCTTCATCCCAGGGTGCAGTAGTTCGTCTCGAAGATGTAGCGACCATTGAGCGTGGTGCTAACAGTTACGGTTCACAGGCTTTCTTAAGTGGCCAAGATGCAGCGGCATTTGCGATTAAGTTAAGCAATACCGGTAATGCTCTGGCAACCGCAGAAGCGGTCAAAGCTAAAATGAAAGAGCTTGAGCAATTCTTTCCTGAGGATATGGCCTGGGTGGTCCCTTATGATGCTTCAATCTTTGTTGATGAGTCCATCAGTGAGGTAGTTAAAACACTTTTAGAGGCTGTCGTTCTCGTAACCGTAGTCATGTTCCTGTTTCTGCAAAGCTGGCGTGCCACGTTAATTCCCTTGATCGTGGTCCCAATCTCATTAATCGGTGCAGGCATAGGTCTACAGCTATTTGGTTTCTCAATTAACATGCTGACCATGTTCGCGATGGTACTGGCGATTGGTATTGTGGTCGATGACGCCATTATCGTGGTCGAAAACGTCAAACGCGTTATGGACGAAGAAGGCCTCAAACCATATCAAGCTACCAAAAAAGCCATGAAGCAAATCTCTGGCGCGATTATTGGTACTACCGCAGTATTGATCGCGGTATTTATTCCAATGGCCTTTTTCTCTGGCTCGGTAGGACGCATCTATCAGCAGTTCTCATTAACGATTGTTATCTCGGTAGCCATCTCAGCTTTCCTGTCATTGTCTTTAAGTCCAGCAATTGCGCAGGGCTTATTGAAGCTCGAAAAGCGTGATGAGGAAGGTAACAAGGTTAAAAAAGAATGGGCCTTTTTCCGCTGGTTCAACAGAGGTTTTGAGTCTTTTAAGAACTTCTACATGAACTCTGTGCAGAAAATGTTTAGCAAAAAAGGGATGCTAATAACCATGTCGGTGTTTGTACTGCTCTGTGGTTATGTCGTAGCGCGCTTTATATACATGCCAACCGCTTTTGTTCCATCAGAAGATCAGGGCTTTATTGTTTCTACGACCTTACTGCCACCCGGAGCCACACGTGAGCGAACACTGGAATTAACCCAGAAAACTGACGCCTGGTATCTTGAGCAGCCTGAGGTGGTTCGTGTAATTACAGTTGCCGGTTTCAGTTTCTTTGGAAGCGGCCAGAATACTGCCATTACTTTCGTCAATTTTAAGCCTTGGGATGAGCGGGAAGGCATGCGCAATGCAGATGAATTTGCAGCTGCGGCCAGTGCTGAATTCCAGAAGTTCTCAGAAGGTAACACTTTTGCGTTTAACATGCCGCCAATTCCAGGGTTGGGTAACAGTAATGGTTTTGACTTCCAGTTGCAGAACCGCGGCACTGGCGGTCAGGATGCACTGTTTGCAGCGGCATTCCAGATTATTGGTGCAGCACAACAGACCGGCAAATTCGCCGAAGTTCGTCCAGATACATTACCAGCAGCCCCAATGCTGACACTGGAAGTAGATCGGGTTAAGGCGCGAGCCATGGGTATTGATATCCCAACGCTGAATAGCACGTTGCAGATCGCGCTGGGGTCATCCTACGTCAATGACTATATTGATAATGGTAAAGTCCGTCAGGTCTGGGTGCAGGCAGATGCACAAACACGCTCTACCACCGAAGAAATCATGAGCCTGCAAGTTCGTAACCAACAGAGTGATCTAGTCAATCTGTCAGAAATTGCTACCGCATCCTGGGGCGAAGCTCCTGCCAAACTGACTCGCTACAATGGTCTGCCATCCTTACCACTAACCGGCTCGGGTGCAGAAGGTGTGAGTTCAGGTGTTGTCATGGATCTGATGGAGCAGTTCGCCGCAGGCCTGCCATCAGGCATTTCCTACGAATGGTCAGGACAATCGCTGGAAGAGAAAGTAGCAGGCAATCAGACCGCCCTGCTTTTCGCCTTGTCATTCCTGGTTGTTTTTCTGGTTCTGGCAGCACTATATGAGAGCTGGTCGGTACCAATGGCGGTGGTACTGATGGTACCACTTGGAATTCTGGGTTGTATTATAGGGATGGACATAAGAGGGATGCCTAACGACATTTATTTTAAAGTTGGCTTGATCACCATCATCGGTCTATCTGCAAAAAATGCTATCTTGATTGTAGAGTTTGCTCGTGAAGCACAATCCGATGGCAAATCGCCGTTAGAAGCCGTGATTGAAGCCTGCAAGATTCGTTTACGCCCAATCTTAATGACTTCACTAGCCTTTATCATGGGCGTTCTGCCAATGGCATTGGCGAGTGGTGCAGGTTCTGCCAGCCGTCAGGCAATTGGTACAGGTGTGGTCAGCGGTATGTTTGCCGCGGCAGTTTTCTCAATCTTCTTCGTTCCAGTATTCTACTTATTGGTGCGCAAGATTTTTCCTCGAAAACTAAAACATTATGAAATGGCTGCCAGAGGAATGGAGATTAATGATGATTAA
- a CDS encoding efflux transporter outer membrane subunit — protein sequence MMIKRSLTPLAALLVLSGCISMAPDNERPELPVAQNLSISEQQSQSTEQVVLREWQSFFTDENAKSLIAQALEHNRDLRIATARVAEVKGRYQIQWEEFVPGFRGEVSQTRGRDLSTFTGGSVMFNRYDASVGLVSYELDLFGRIRSLSDAALNQFYATEQAQRFVKISVIAETANAYYSWLSAKQNLSLAEQTLQSRQESLDLIQKRKDNGIASDLDLAQAQAALAQVSARKSQLERLYAVSKTNLELLIGTPLSQVSLSDKQQMPELMSLELPNNISSNVLLNRPDVLAAEHQLYAANGNIGAARAAYFPSLRLTGDFGFASTELDNLFDGDSETWTFMPSISVPIFGNALNAQLDVAKAQKEQMVASYEQTIQQAFAEVYQLMVNRKSYDDELNANLDLVKAQKRRLYLAEAKYKAGLASYLEVLSAQQDLFAAEQAKLESERTRLANTVTLYKALGGGDSAYQ from the coding sequence ATGATGATTAAAAGAAGTTTAACGCCTTTAGCGGCACTACTTGTGTTATCGGGCTGCATTTCAATGGCACCCGATAATGAGCGCCCTGAACTACCGGTGGCTCAAAACCTGTCCATATCCGAACAGCAGTCTCAGTCCACCGAGCAGGTTGTTTTACGTGAGTGGCAAAGTTTCTTCACCGACGAAAATGCAAAGAGTCTAATCGCACAGGCTTTGGAGCATAACCGCGATTTACGCATAGCGACCGCACGCGTGGCAGAGGTTAAAGGACGCTATCAGATCCAGTGGGAAGAGTTTGTACCAGGCTTCCGTGGTGAGGTCAGCCAGACTCGTGGACGTGATTTGTCGACGTTTACTGGTGGCAGCGTAATGTTCAACCGCTACGATGCATCGGTCGGACTGGTTTCTTATGAGCTGGATTTATTCGGCCGAATACGCTCCCTGAGCGACGCGGCTTTAAATCAGTTTTATGCTACAGAGCAGGCGCAGCGCTTCGTAAAAATTTCAGTCATTGCTGAAACCGCTAATGCCTACTATTCATGGCTTTCGGCCAAGCAAAACCTGAGCCTTGCAGAGCAGACTCTGCAAAGTCGCCAGGAAAGCCTTGATTTAATCCAGAAGCGAAAAGATAACGGTATCGCCAGTGATCTGGATTTGGCACAGGCGCAGGCAGCGTTGGCCCAAGTTTCAGCACGCAAGTCGCAACTTGAACGTCTGTATGCTGTGTCTAAAACCAATCTAGAACTATTGATTGGCACACCGCTGAGTCAAGTGTCATTAAGTGACAAGCAACAGATGCCTGAGCTCATGAGCTTGGAGTTGCCTAACAACATCAGCTCAAATGTTTTACTCAACCGGCCTGATGTGTTGGCCGCCGAACACCAATTGTATGCTGCAAACGGTAACATTGGTGCAGCACGAGCTGCTTATTTCCCCAGCTTGCGTTTAACTGGAGATTTTGGTTTTGCCAGCACCGAGCTTGATAACTTGTTTGATGGCGACTCAGAAACCTGGACCTTTATGCCGTCCATTTCTGTGCCCATTTTTGGTAATGCACTAAACGCGCAGCTTGATGTTGCCAAAGCACAAAAAGAGCAGATGGTGGCCAGCTATGAGCAAACCATTCAACAGGCTTTTGCCGAAGTGTATCAACTGATGGTAAATCGCAAGAGTTACGATGATGAGCTTAATGCCAATCTTGATTTGGTTAAAGCTCAAAAGCGTCGTCTCTACCTGGCCGAAGCCAAATACAAAGCAGGCCTTGCCAGTTATCTTGAAGTTCTGAGTGCACAGCAGGATCTATTTGCTGCTGAGCAAGCTAAGCTGGAAAGTGAACGCACCCGATTGGCTAACACAGTAACTCTGTATAAGGCGTTGGGTGGCGGCGATTCTGCCTATCAGTAA
- a CDS encoding AI-2E family transporter, whose amino-acid sequence MSAETPRVTNALVAIAATFLIIAGLKSASSFVVPVILSLFVAIILGPLYFFFANAKLPVIKKDMPDWLAIILVVVIMSLFFFMIGTLVGNSVEQFSSNLPRYEMMLRAKFEGLVVWLAGHGIEVPQTPLADRFSPGVMMNLSASILNGLGSVLSNTFLIILTSIFLLMEASIFGDKMRRAFPDVESKAHLGLGEVITKIKQYASIKSVVSLLTGAIISLWLWLIGVEYPFLWGLIAFMFNFIPNIGSIIAAIPAVLLAWLTSDSFTTPLLAAAGYLAVNFVIGNIVEPKFMGKGLGLSTLVVFLSLLFWGWVLGPVGMLLSVPLTIIVKIFLDANKETQWIGIMLGDK is encoded by the coding sequence ATGTCTGCAGAAACACCGAGAGTCACAAACGCACTGGTTGCCATTGCCGCAACTTTTTTAATTATTGCGGGATTAAAATCCGCCAGTAGCTTTGTGGTACCTGTGATCTTGTCATTATTTGTGGCAATTATTTTGGGGCCGCTTTACTTCTTCTTTGCAAATGCAAAATTACCGGTAATCAAAAAAGATATGCCAGACTGGCTGGCCATCATTTTGGTGGTGGTCATAATGAGCCTGTTCTTCTTTATGATCGGAACACTGGTCGGTAATTCAGTAGAGCAGTTTTCCAGTAATCTTCCTCGTTATGAAATGATGTTACGGGCCAAGTTCGAGGGGCTTGTTGTGTGGCTCGCTGGGCACGGCATAGAAGTACCGCAGACACCGCTGGCTGATCGTTTTTCACCAGGTGTTATGATGAATCTGTCTGCTTCAATATTAAATGGATTAGGGAGCGTGCTGAGCAATACCTTCCTCATTATCCTGACATCTATTTTCCTGTTGATGGAAGCGAGTATTTTTGGAGACAAAATGCGTCGAGCTTTCCCTGATGTGGAAAGCAAAGCCCATCTTGGTCTGGGTGAAGTCATTACCAAAATCAAACAGTATGCATCCATTAAGTCTGTGGTTAGTTTATTAACTGGTGCCATTATCAGTTTGTGGTTATGGCTAATTGGGGTGGAGTATCCTTTCCTGTGGGGCCTGATAGCTTTCATGTTCAACTTCATTCCTAACATCGGTTCAATCATTGCGGCTATTCCTGCGGTATTGCTGGCTTGGTTAACTTCAGACAGTTTTACCACGCCCCTGCTCGCGGCAGCAGGCTATCTGGCGGTTAACTTTGTGATTGGTAATATTGTTGAGCCTAAGTTCATGGGTAAGGGGCTGGGGCTTTCTACCCTGGTAGTATTCCTTTCATTATTATTCTGGGGCTGGGTCCTGGGTCCGGTTGGCATGTTGCTTTCAGTGCCACTGACTATCATCGTCAAAATCTTCCTTGATGCCAACAAAGAGACGCAGTGGATAGGGATTATGTTGGGGGATAAGTAA
- a CDS encoding TatD family hydrolase: MAQTATKQFIDIGVNLTSNRFDKDRQQVLERAHDAGVESVIITGTNARESQQALAMAERYDCYSTAGCHPHDAERMTSSDFKLIQSLHSQDRVVAIGECGLDFNRNFSTPDSQIRVLHQHLELACELQKPVFLHERDASDTMLELLLKYKQQLPPAVIHCFTGSQDALEHYLELGLYIGITGWICDERRGQELADMVHLIPDDRLMIETDAPWLTPRDLRPKPKDGRNEPMFLPHVAQKVADCRQQSLEHIAEITYRNSQTFFNLPN, encoded by the coding sequence ATGGCGCAGACTGCAACAAAACAGTTTATTGATATTGGGGTTAATCTGACGAGTAATCGCTTCGACAAGGATCGACAGCAAGTCCTCGAGCGAGCCCATGACGCGGGGGTAGAGTCAGTCATTATCACTGGCACCAATGCCCGCGAGAGCCAACAGGCATTGGCTATGGCTGAACGCTATGATTGCTATAGTACCGCTGGTTGCCATCCTCATGACGCTGAGCGGATGACATCTAGTGATTTTAAACTGATTCAATCGCTTCACTCGCAAGACAGAGTCGTCGCCATTGGTGAGTGCGGACTTGATTTTAACCGCAATTTTTCTACTCCAGACAGTCAGATCCGGGTATTGCATCAACACTTAGAGCTTGCCTGTGAACTGCAGAAGCCTGTATTTCTTCATGAACGTGACGCCAGCGACACTATGTTGGAATTATTACTTAAATACAAACAGCAGCTTCCACCAGCCGTCATTCATTGCTTCACAGGCTCCCAGGATGCTCTTGAGCACTATTTGGAGCTAGGCCTATACATTGGTATCACAGGCTGGATATGCGACGAGAGACGCGGACAGGAGCTTGCCGACATGGTTCATCTGATACCAGATGACAGGCTAATGATTGAAACCGATGCACCCTGGCTGACACCAAGAGATTTACGGCCGAAACCAAAAGATGGCCGCAACGAACCCATGTTTTTGCCGCATGTGGCACAAAAGGTAGCGGACTGCCGACAACAGTCATTGGAACATATTGCCGAAATCACCTATCGAAATTCACAAACTTTTTTCAATTTGCCAAATTAG